The proteins below are encoded in one region of Drosophila santomea strain STO CAGO 1482 chromosome 3R, Prin_Dsan_1.1, whole genome shotgun sequence:
- the LOC120451148 gene encoding V-type proton ATPase subunit B — translation MNAQQAQREHVLAVSRDFISQPRLTYKTVSGVNGPLVILDEVKFPKFAEIVQLRLADGTVRSGQVLEVSGSKAVVQVFEGTSGIDAKNTLCEFTGDILRTPVSEDMLGRVFNGSGKPIDKGPPILAEDFLDIQGQPINPWSRIYPEEMIQTGISAIDVMNSIARGQKIPIFSAAGLPHNEIAAQICRQAGLVKLPGKSVLDDHTDNFAIVFAAMGVNMETARFFKQDFEENGSMENVCLFLNLANDPTIERIITPRLALTAAEFLAYQCEKHVLVILTDMSSYAEALREVSAAREEVPGRRGFPGYMYTDLATIYERAGRVEGRNGSITQIPILTMPNDDITHPIPDLTGYITEGQIYVDRQLHNRQIYPPVNVLPSLSRLMKSAIGEGMTRKDHSDVSNQLYACYAIGKDVQAMKAVVGEEALTPDDLLYLEFLTKFEKNFISQGNYENRTVFESLDIGWQLLRIFPKEMLKRIPASILAEFYPRDSRH, via the exons ATGAACGCCCAACAAGCCCAGCGGGAACATGTCCTCGCCGTCTCCCGGGACTTCATCTCCCAGCCCCGCTTGA CCTACAAGACCGTGTCTGGTGTGAACGGTCCCCTGGTCATTCTGGATGAGGTCAAGTTCCCCAAGTTCGCCGAGATCGTGCAGCTGCGCCTGGCTGACGGTACCGTGCGCTCCGGCCAGGTGCTCGAGGTGAGCGGCTCCAAGGCCGTGGTCCAGGTGTTCGAGGGCACCTCTGGCATCGATGCCAAGAACACGCTTTGCGAGTTCACCGGCGACATTCTGCGTACGCCCGTGTCGGAGGATATGTTGGGCCGTGTGTTCAACGGATCCGGCAAGCCCATCGACAAGGGACCCCCAATCCTGGCTGAGGATTTCCTGGACATCCAGGGCCAGCCCATCAACCCCTGGTCGCGTATCTACCCCGAGGAGATGATCCAGACCGGTATCTCGGCCATCGATGTGATGAACTCGATTGCCCGTGGTCAGAAGATCCCCATCTTTTCCGCCGCCGGTCTGCCCCACAACGAAATCGCCGCCCAGATCTGTCGTCAGGCCGGTCTCGTCAAGCTGCCGGGCAAGTCCGTGCTGGATGACCACACCGACAACTTCGCCATCGTGTTCGCCGCTATGGGTGTGAACATGGAGACTGCTCGATTCTTCAAGCAGGACTTCGAGGAGAACGGCTCCATGGAGAACGTGTGTCTGTTCTTGAACTTGGCCAACGATCCGACCATCGAGCGTATCATCACTCCCCGTCTGGCTCTGACTGCCGCCGAGTTCTTGGCCTACCAGTGCGAGAAGCACGTGCTGGTCATCCTTACCGACATGTCCTCCTACGCCGAGGCTTTGCGTGAAGTGTCTGCTGCCCGTGAGGAGGTGCCCGGTCGTCGTGGTTTCCCCGGTTACATGTACACTGATTTGGCCACCATCTACGAGCGTGCCGGTCGAGTAGAGGGACGCAATGGCTCCATCACTCAGATCCCCATTCTGACCATGCCTAACGATGATATTACCCATCCCATTCCCGATTTGACCGGTTACATTACCGAGGGCCAGATCTACGTCGATCGTCAGCTGCACAACAGACAGATCTACCCACCAGTCAACGTGCTGCCTTCGCTGTCGCGTCTAATGAAGTCTGCCATCGGTGAAGGCATGACCCGCAAGGACCACTCTGATGTGTCCAACCAGCTGTACGCTTGCTACGCCATCGGCAAGGACGTGCAGGCCATGAAGGCTGTGGTGGGTGAGGAGGCCCTGACGCCCGACGATCTGCTGTATCTGGAGTTCTTGACCAAGTTCGAGAAGAACTTCATCTCGCAG GGCAACTACGAGAACCGCACTGTCTTCGAATCCCTGGACATCGGCTGGCAGCTGCTGCGTATCTTCCCCAAGGAGATGCTTAAGCGTATCCCGGCCTCCATCCTGGCCGAATTCTACCCTAGGGACTCGCGCCATTAG
- the LOC120451149 gene encoding sorting nexin-12 → MMVESDGTADATRRLNVKKQTLDDAYAVPANFLEIDVVNPLTTMAAGKKRYTDYEVRMRTNLPVFKVKESSVRRRYSDFEWLRNELERDSKIVVPPLPGKAWKRQMPFRGDEGIFDESFIEERRKGLEAFINKIAGHPLAQNERCLHMFLQENVIDKNYVPGKIRNT, encoded by the exons ATGATGGTTGAGTCCGATGGAACCGCCGACGCCACCCGCCGCCTGAACGTGAAGAAACAAACGCTGGACGATGCGTACGCCGTGCCCGCCAACTTCCTGGAAATAGACGTGGTCAATCCGCTGACCACTATGGCGGCGGGCAAGAAGCGCTACACGGACTACGAGGTCCGGATGCGG ACCAATCTGCCCGTCTTCAAGGTTAAGGAGTCCAGTGTGAGGCGACGCTACAGCGACTTTGAGTGGCTGCGAAACGAACTGGAGCGGGACAGCAAG ATTGTGGTGCCACCGCTCCCAGGAAAGGCTTGGAAGCGGCAGATGCCATTCCGCGGCGACGAGGGCATCTTCGACGAAAGCTTCATCGAGGAGCGACGCAAGGGACTTGAGGCCTTCATCAACAAGATAGCCGGACATCCGCTGGCGCAGAACGAGCGCTGCCTGCATATGTTCCTGCAGGAGAACGTCATAGATAAGAACTACGTGCCCGGCAAGATTCGCAACACATAA
- the LOC120452147 gene encoding CCR4-NOT transcription complex subunit 10, giving the protein MDSAESPTKTQAGEDENYSLLCQAHEQFNNSEFDRCLELLQELETRGESSGPVLRHNRAVVSYYKTGCTQHSVLLKELESLTADADAPGEASGGLSLKQGAAAATVARYNRAVIYYHRHMFGTALERLAPLVARLEALEKAMAALVATLQLQLLLATNQLNRAEAFLDYLQYKLNLVATAPSSNSAEEAAVVGSAPATATTNSSVVATPGGAAVEGAVPGLGGSLQLLQLITLVLNRKPVVIQEDGTPEYAALKAQQYYIMKDFQMAAKQLMRINNECTQAGTVTPQLSTCIANNMGVIHLRVRHYAIAAKFFQNALNFDQQLARNLRQSTLQTMSSARSCEILYNLGVAMLHLRRPKEAFQCFLVPIKQFHSNPRLWLRMAEACIMEHEAKLVEEERQSQSETTPSTKPYAPQSAGVPEPTLEFAALCLRSALTLTQHYKTRFHMAAVSSEDVEAPEPKDPTQESWRHPQDNNFCNPSKPVSLESLENMLAAIYAAHSFVSLRLADHVTALEMSEKLLACERLSDAHKLLGHMYAGEALMLMDKAGEARDHLDPTFVGTLNAFDFETRDWQLKSVDAAQNVVRYNLAVAMALQNDLPQAKALLANLTHSLVASKALALRRFIDLKMGPVPGGTPS; this is encoded by the exons atgGACTCGGCGGAATCTCCCACCAAAACGCAGGCCGGCGAGGACGAGAACTACAGCCTGCTCTGCCAGGCGCACGAGCAGTTCAACAA CTCGGAGTTCGATCGCTGCCTGGAACTTCTGCAGGAGTTGGAGACGCGCGGCGAGAGCAGTGGTCCCGTCCTGCGGCACAACCGGGCGGTGGTCAGCTACTACAAAACCGGGTGCACCCAACACTCCGTCCTGCTGAAAGAGCTGGAGTCTCTAACCGCCGATGCAGATGCTCCCGGAGAGGCGTCCGGTGGCCTGAGCCTTAAGCAGGGAGCTGCCGCCGCCACTGTCGCCCGTTACAACCGTGCAGTCATCTACTATCACCGCCATATGTTCGGCACGGCGCTGGAGAGACTAGCACCTCTGGTGGCTCGTCTGGAGGCCCTGGAAAAGGCAATGGCGGCGCTGGTTGCCACACTAcagcttcagctgctgctggccaccaaTCAATTAAACCGAGCCGAGGCCTTTCTGGATTACTTGCAGTACAAGCTTAACCTGGTTGCCACAGCGCCTAGCAGCAATTCGGCCGAAGAGGCGGCCGTTGTCGGCTCAGCACCCGCCACGGCGACCACGAACAGTTCTGTGGTGGCCACaccaggaggagcagctgtGGAGGGAGCTGTACCCGGTCTGGGCGGTAGCTTGCAGCTCTTGCAGCTCATAACGCTCGTGCTCAACCGAAAACCGGTGGTTATTCAGGAAGACGGCACGCCGGAGTACGCCGCTCTGAAGGCGCAGCAGTACTACATCATGAAGGATTTTCAGATGGCCGCCAAGCAGCTAATGCGAATCAATAACGAGTGTACGCAAGCGGG CACTGTAACGCCGCAGCTAAGCACGTGTATTGCCAACAACATGGGAGTGATACACTTAAGAGTGCGCCACTATGCCATCGCCGCCAAGTTCTTCCAAAATGCGCTCAATTTTGACCAGCAGCTGGCGCGAAACTTGCGCCAGAGCACGCTACAAACCATGAGTTCGGCTCGGTCCTGCGAGATCCTTTACAACCTCGGCGTGGCCATGCTGCACCTGCGTCGCCCCAAGGAGGCGTTTCAGTGCTTTCTGGTTCCCATAAAGCAATTCCACAGCAATCCACGTCTTTGGCTGCGCATGGCTGAGGCCTGCATCATGGAACACGAGGCG aaactAGTAGAGGAGGAACGCCAGTCGCAGTCAGAAACCACACCTTCAACAAAGCCATACGC TCCTCAATCGGCGGGAGTGCCAGAACCCACGCTGGAATTCGCTGCCTTGTGTTTACGTAGCGCACTGACCCTTACGCAACACTACAAGACGAGGTTCCATATGGCAGCGGTCTCGTCGGAAGATGTGGAAGCTCCAGAACCCAAGGACCCAACTCAGGAGAGTTGGCGTCATCCCCAAGACAATAACTTCTGCAATCCCTCGAAGCCAGTCAGCCTAGAGTCGTTGGAAAACATGTTGGCCGCCATATATGCTGCTCACAGCTTTGTCTCGCTGCGCCTGGCCGATCATGTGACCGCGCTCGAGATGTCGGAAAAGTTGCTGGCCTGTGAACGTCTTTCCGATGCACACAA ATTGCTGGGTCATATGTACGCTGGCGAGGCGCTGATGCTTATGGACAAAGCTGGCGAGGCACGCGACCATTTGGACCCTACTTTTGTGGGCACACTGAACGCTTTCGATTTTGAGACGCGTGACTGGCAACTTAAGTCGGTGGACGCCGCTCAGAACGTTGTGCGATATAATCTGGCTGTTGCCATGGCCCTACAGAACGACCTGCCTCAAGCTAAAGCACTCCTGGCCAATTTAACCCATTCGTTGGTGGCCAGCAAGGCGTTGGCTTTGCGACGCTTTATAGACCTCAAGATGGGCCCCGTTCCTGGCGGGACGCCAAGTTAG
- the LOC120452151 gene encoding lipase 3-like has translation MAYKPIVILSVCIQIVNGITSADIIASHNYPVEIHTVVTRDGYILTAFRIPDSIFCEQSGAKPAVLFQHGMTASSDVFLVNGPRDGLVFMLADACFDVWLSNTRGNRYSRRHVSLDPSQEAFWRFSWHEIGTEDVAASVDYILATTNQSALHYVGHSQGCTTLVVLLSMRPEYNQSVKTAILLGPPVFMGHTRTLGQIVLRNLIMSMPDCEFMFHNRILNKIMNGICEPYVMRVYCSTFFMIVNGKFSDHLNTSAIPLIVATLPAGVSSRQPKHFIQLSDSGRFRLFDFGILRNLIYYRRLTPPDYPLHNVRPLTPVHIFYSDDDLSAAKEDVENFAAILPEAVMHRISAPSWHHMDFVHSMTVAEVINKPVIEIFRRFEQPTRPFPI, from the exons ATGGCGTATAAGCCGATTGTCATTTTGAGTGTCTGTATTCAAATAGTCAATGGAATAACGTCT GCCGACATCATAGCCTCGCACAACTACCCGGTGGAAATACACACAGTGGTCACACGAGATGGATATATACTCACCGCGTTCCGCATACCGGACTCCATATTTTGCGAGCAATCCGGAGCTAAGCCGGCGGTTCTCTTCCAGCACGGGATGACCGCCTCGTCGGATGTTTTCCTCGTGAACGGACCTCGGGATGGATTGGTATTCATGTTGGCCGATGCCTGCTTCGATGTGTGGCTGAGTAACACGCGGGGCAACCGGTACTCACGACGCCATGTGTCTTTGGACCCCTCCCAAGAAGCCTTCTGGCGCTTCAGCTGGCACGAGATTGGAACAGAGGACGTGGCCGCATCCGTGGACTACATTCTGGCCACTACAAATCAGAGTGCGTTGCACTACGTGGGTCACTCGCAGGGTTGCACCACGCTGGTGGTGCTCCTCAGCATGCGGCCGGAGTACAATCAGTCGGTCAAGACCGCAATCCTCTTGGGTCCGCCCGTATTTATGGGCCACACACGCACGTTGGGACAAATTGTTCTCAGGAATTTAATAATGTCGATGCCCGACTGCGAATTTATGTTCCACAACCGGATTCTGAATAAAATAATGAACGGAATTTGCGAGCCTTACGTTATGAGGGTGTACTGTTCAACCTTTTTTATGATCGTCAACGGAAAATTTTCAGATCACTTGAACACA AGTGCTATTCCACTGATTGTCGCCACGCTTCCGGCGGGAGTTTCTTCTCGCCAGCCAAAGCACTTCATCCAGCTCTCGGACAGCGGCAGATTCCGCTTGTTCGATTTCGGGATCCTGAGAAACTTGATCTACTACAGGAGGCTAACACCTCCCGATTACCCGCTACATAACGTCCGCCCCCTGACGCCAGTCCACATATTTTACAGCGACGATGACCTATCCGCAGCAAAGGAGGACGTTGAGAACTTCGCGGCTATCTTGCCGGAGGCGGTGATGCACCGGATCTCCGCACCGTCCTGGCACCACATGGACTTCGTGCACTCCATGACCGTCGCTGAAGTGATCAACAAGCCGGTCATTGAAATTTTCAGAAGGTTTGAGCAGCCTACCAGACCTTTTCCCATATGA
- the LOC120452150 gene encoding lipase 3, translated as MLLMKLVIFIDWLLIVCGKRKVKLGFQNFTGRGADYRVKLMTGVKIIDAHGYPVETHTVRTGDGYILDMFRIPSSQNCKEDGVKSPVLLQHGLISVADTFLVMGPKSGLPFMLADRCYDVWLANSRGVRYSKRHTKLKASQDAFWYFSWHEMGMEDLPAMIDYILSATKQDALHFVCHSQGCTILMVLLSMKPEYNRLIKTANLMAPVVFMKHATNKLMKMFGSIILDLKDESFFGPLGIIRFLLGVFCQCSKFKEFCAGMFMLGSEEPSKLMNLTAIPLILATHPGMISTRQPKHFLQLRNSGKFRPYDFGEKRNKKLYNQSKPPDYPLEKVSPLSPIQIYRSRGDTMVSRKDIHTLVSKLDKVVLNIVEFKKWSHTDFIFSNQIKKVINEPIIKVIDLFENKTNRE; from the exons ATGTTGTTGATGAAGCTGGTGATTTTCATCGACTGGCTGTTGATCGTCTGTGGTAAACGGAAGGTGAAGCTTGGCTTCCAAAACTTTACGGGTCGCGGCGCAGATTACCGTGTCAAGTTGATGACTGGG GTTAAGATTATAGACGCGCACGGCTACCCGGTGGAGACGCACACGGTTCGCACTGGAGATGGATATATTCTGGATATGTTCCGGATTCCCTCATCACAAAACTGCAAGGAGGACGGTGTCAAGTCGCCTGTCCTCCTCCAGCACGGCCTGATCAGCGTGGCAGACACCTTCCTGGTGATGGGACCGAAGAGCGGACTGCCGTTCATGCTAGCCGACCGCTGCTACGACGTGTGGCTTGCCAACAGCCGGGGAGTCCGCTACTCCAAGCGCCACACCAAGCTGAAGGCCTCCCAGGACGCCTTCTGGTACTTTAGCTGGCACGAAATGGGAATGGAGGATCTGCCCGCCATGATCGACTACATCCTGTCCGCCACAAAGCAGGATGCGTTGCATTTCGTGTGTCATTCTCAGGGATGCACCATCCTCATGGTCCTGCTCAGCATGAAACCGGAGTACAACCGGCTGATAAAGACCGCCAACTTAATGGCTCCCGTCGTATTCATGAAGCACGCAACGAACAAACTAATGAAAATGTTTGGAAGTATCATTTTGGACTTGAAGGACGAGAGTTTTTTTGGGCCTTTAGGTATTATTAGATTCTTGCTAGGAGTTTTTTGCCAATGCTCCAAGTTTAAGGAGTTCTGCGCCGGCATGTTCATGCTAGGCAGTGAAGAACCGTCTAAGTTAATGAACCTG ACCGCCATACCTTTGATATTAGCAACGCATCCTGGTATGATTTCCACTCGTCAGCCAAAGCACTTTCTGCAGCTCCGGAACTCTGGCAAATTCCGTCCGTATGACTTCGGAGAAAAACGCAACAAAAAGCTATACAATCAGTCCAAGCCTCCAGACTATCCGTTGGAAAAAGTCAGTCCGCTGTCGCCCATTCAAATATACCGCAGCCGAGGAGACACCATGGTATCGCGCAAGGACATCCACACCCTGGTCAGCAAGTTGGACAAGGTCGTGTTGAATATCgttgaatttaaaaaatggaGCCACACGGACTTTATTTTCTCCaaccaaatcaaaaaagttATCAATGAACCAATTATCAAAGTTATTGACCTCTTTGAGAATAAAACCAATCGGGAATAG
- the LOC120452149 gene encoding lipase 3 encodes MQSFLYQMLSILLVLSFVWLSNSVYLTEVVWKNGSHHRSKVITGVDIIASHNYPVETHTAFTGDGYILSIFRIPSSQRCDHDGPKPAVLLNHGMTGSADTWLLTGPRNGLPYMLADACYDVWLMNCRGTRYSRRHRTLKAWLFKFWRFSWHEIGMEDLPATIDHILAATNQESLHYVGHSQGCTALLVMLSMIPEYNERIRTVSLLAPPVFLKHSLSMGHKIIKYLLNVLPDTELMPHHKLLNAAISDMCNVLGVRTVCTALYLLSNGRVSQHMDRTVIPLLIATHPAGISTRQPRHFFQLKDSGRFRQYDFGFALNYLIYRQSTPPDYPMDRVRPLSNVHIFYSDDDGTISPRDMKHLAKMLPHAVTHHIADKTWDHMDFVIAKNANKKINLPIINIIKSFEEYSKQEITNKKGEIILNAILNEF; translated from the exons ATGCAGTCATTTCTCTACCAGATGCTGTCGATATTGCTTGTACTTTCTTTTGTCTGGCTATCGAATAGCGTATACCTAACTGAG GTGGTCTGGAAGAATGGCTCGCATCACCGCTCTAAAGTAATAACCGGG GTGGACATCATAGCCAGCCACAACTATCCGGTGGAAACGCACACTGCGTTCACCGGGGATGGCTATATACTGTCGATTTTCCGAATCCCATCATCACAGCGGTGTGATCATGATGGGCCAAAGCCAGCTGTTCTATTGAACCATGGCATGACTGGCTCCGCGGACACATGGCTTCTAACTGGACCCCGGAATGGACTGCCCTATATGCTGGCCGATGCTTGCTACGATGTGTGGCTGATGAACTGCCGCGGAACCCGGTACTCCAGGAGGCATCGCACCCTCAAGGCCTGGCTGTTCAAGTTTTGGCGTTTTAGCTGGCATGAAATCGGAATGGAGGACTTGCCCGCCACTATTGACCACATCCTGGCCGCCACGAATCAGGAATCTTTGCACTATGTGGGTCACTCTCAGGGATGCACAGCCTTGCTGGTCATGCTCAGCATGATACCGGAGTACAATGAACGGATCCGGACCGTCAGTCTATTGGCCCCGCCCGTCTTCTTGAAACATTCTCTTTCAATGGgtcataaaataataaagtacCTTCTGAACGTTCTGCCGGACACCGAGTTGATGCCCCATCATAAGTTGCTGAATGCGGCGATATCAGACATGTGCAATGTTCTCGGCGTGAGAACCGTTTGCACCGCACTCTATCTCCTGAGCAATGGACGAGTATCCCAGCACATGGACAGG ACCGTCATTCCGCTGTTAATTGCCACTCACCCGGCTGGGATCTCTACCAGGCAGCCGCGACACTTCTTCCAGCTCAAGGACTCCGGCAGATTCCGACAATACGACTTTGGCTTCGCATTGAACTACCTTATCTACAGGCAATCCACGCCCCCGGATTATCCCATGGACAGGGTTCGTCCGCTCTCCAACGTCCATATATTCTACAGCGATGACGATGGAACCATTTCTCCGAGGGACATGAAGCACCTTGCCAAAATGTTGCCCCACGCGGTCACCCATCATATCGCGGATAAAACCTGGGACCACATGGACTTCGTTATAGCTAAAAACGCAAATAAGAAGATTAATTTACCAATTATCAACATCATCAAGAGCTTCGAGGAATATAGTAAGCAGGAAATAACTAATAAGAAGGGGGAAATCATCttgaatgcaattttaaatgaattttaa